A window of Thermoproteus sp. genomic DNA:
TATACCGCCGAGGCGCCTAACATCTTGGCGTTCCTACAGGCGTCCACTAAAGTCCCTCCTGTCGCCAATATGTCGTCCACTATCGCCACAGACCTGCCTTGCAACCCAGAAGTCCCTCTTGGCTTCATGTATATCTCGCCAGTCTCTCTATCTCTAAACTTCTCGAAGTAGTCGAAAGGAACTCCCAAAGTCCTCGCCAGCGCCTCGGCCCTATGGAGCGACCCCACGTCTGGACTCAAGACCAAGTCTACGTTCAGTTTTTTGAGCGCTTCGGCGTACCTCTCGACGGGATATATGTCGACGACGTTCATATTGGCCACATAGTTGCCCACATAGGGCTTATGGAGATCTACAGTAATCAGATGGGTGATGGGGTACTCCCTCAGGTGTCTCAAAATGGTCTTGACGCTTATGGGCTCCCCCTCCCTAAAACGCCTATCCTGTCTGGCGTAGGGGAGGTAGGGCGCTACTAGAATTATCCTCTCGGCCCCGTAGTCGCTTAGAGCGTCTAGCGCCAAGAACAACTTCACTATGTTCTTATTGACGTCAGGATAGAGCCGGACGAGCAAGACGGCCTCCCTAGAGGGCTCGATTCTCACTAGTACCTCCCCGTCGGGGAAGTCGCGCTCCTCAAGGGGACGTGCGTCTAGGCCCAATTTAGCCGATATTGAGCGCGCCAGGTCCTCTGCGTTTTTGAAGTAGTACAACCGCATGTCGTCATGGGGGCGGAGGCTTATATAAGTCGCGTCAGGGCCAGGTTATCGCCGCCTTTAACGACTCAGGCGCCCCGCCGGTTTTAACCGCCACTACTATATAGCGCTCCGAGGAGTCCGAATAAGGCGACTTGTCGAAATCGCCGTAGACCGCCTTTATTGTCATGCCGACGCTCCGCAACATCAAGCCGATCTCGCTGGGAGAGTAAAGCCTGAGGG
This region includes:
- the prs gene encoding ribose-phosphate diphosphokinase, giving the protein MRLYYFKNAEDLARSISAKLGLDARPLEERDFPDGEVLVRIEPSREAVLLVRLYPDVNKNIVKLFLALDALSDYGAERIILVAPYLPYARQDRRFREGEPISVKTILRHLREYPITHLITVDLHKPYVGNYVANMNVVDIYPVERYAEALKKLNVDLVLSPDVGSLHRAEALARTLGVPFDYFEKFRDRETGEIYMKPRGTSGLQGRSVAIVDDILATGGTLVDACRNAKMLGASAVYAVVSHCQLLGNAREKIRGCLNALYCSNTIPCEYASIDVSEHLAKTLSALI